GGTCTTCAGTTATTTCTAAGAAAGAAAATTTAAATTATCCAGCAGATTTATATTTGGAGGGATCTGATCAACATCGGGGTTGGTTCCAGTCCTCTTTATTAACTTCGGTAGCAGTGAATGAGCATGCACCTTTTAAAAAGGTACTTACACATGGTTTTGCATTAGATGAGAATGGTAGGAAAATGAGTAAATCCTTAGGAAACATTATTGATCCTTTAGTTATAATTAATGGTGGTTCAAATAAGAAATTAGATCCTGCGTATGGAGCTGATGTTTTGAGATTATGGGTTAGTTCTGTTGATTATTCTGCAGATGTTCCTATTGGATCAAACATACTAAAGCAAATTTCTGATGTTTATCGTAAGGTTCGAAATACGTCTAGGTATCTATTAGGTAACCTCTATGATTTTGATTATAAAATTGATTCCATTGATATTGCTAACCTACCATTGTTAGATAAATGGATGTTGAACAGAACAGCTGAAGTAATCGATGAGATATCAGATGCATATAATAATTTTGAATTTTCGAAATTTTTCCAAACAATTCAAAATTTTTGTGTTGTTGATCTATCTAATTTTTACTTAGATATTGCAAAAGATAGGTTGTATGTGAGTTCTAAATCTGACTTTAGAAGAAGAAGTTGTCAGACAGTTTTATCCTTGGTAATTGAAAAAATATCTGGATTAATTGCACCTGTTTTATGTCATATGGCAGAAGATATTTGGCAAAATATTCCATATGACTTAGATGAAGCCTCAGTATTTCAAAGAGGATGGCCTAATGTACCTAAATCATGGCGAAATAGTAGTTTTAATTGTCATGTAACTGAACTCCGTAAACTCAGAGTAGTTATTAATCGAATGTTGGAGAGTTGTAGAACTAAGCAAGCGTTAGGTTCTTCTTTGGAAGCATCAGTAAGGGTTGATATATCTGATGAAAAAGTTAAAGCTGCTATTGAATGGTTAGCTGAAAGCGAATCTAATAATGTTGATGTATTAAGAGATTGGTTCCTAGTTTCATCTTTACAAATTGGCGGTGAGCCATGGGCTGAAGTTTTAGTTAGTGAGGAAAATGATTATGCTTCAGTCGAGATTGCAAAAGCAAGGGGATTTAAGTGTGAAAGATGTTGGCATTATGAAATAGAAATGAGCAAGAATCCTCAACACTCAAATATTTGCAAAAGGTGTGAAAAAGTAGTCTTAGCTATTTAAATATCAATTAAAAATTAATATTAATTTTATTAGTCTTTAAAATTTACCGGCGAAACGACCATTCTTTGGTAATTGGATAAGCAGCCATTGTAGTAAACCTATTAAATATAGTATTAGAGATAAATATGCAAAAAATGTAGCAAAACCTTTACTCCAATTACCGTCTAAAACAAATTTTATTATTGTTTTTGTTGTCATGAATGAATTAAATGGAATTTCTCTCCAAGTATCACAATAGTTCTCATTGATTGAATTCAAACATCTCAAACTAAATAGATGAAGTCCAGTATTTAGTAAGGACCAAAAAGATAAAGTCCATCGCCAAATTCGTGTAGTTAAAGCAATAGGTTTGTAATCAGGCATTTCATCAAGTTCTTCATTGAGATCAAACCAAAACCAAATAGAACTAACCATAAGTATCGGTGCAATGAATGAAATTAATTGGCCTAATTGGCTCTCAACACTAAGAAATAAAAGGCTTATCGCATAAATACTAGAAACTTTCCAGTAAATTGATAAAAGTCTATCAATAGAGCTCGAATTCGATCTTTTTGCCCAAATCAATAGAAATAATGGGAGACCGAATGCGAAGGTAGCCGCAATTCGATATGAGAGCCAAACTAGAATTTGGAATTGAGGTTCAGTCAAAAAAAAATCTCATTCATATCTATTATCAACCTTAAGGTAATCTTTTTATGATTATTCTTAATTATTAAAATTTTTTTTATATATTTGCAGAACTTTTAGATTATTGATCCAATTCCATCCTTGATCGATTAATGAATATCTATCTATAAGAACAAAATAATTCAAAGATTCTAATCAATAATTTATAAATTGGTTTGTCGTCATATCAGCTTCTGAAAAATTTAATCACTTGCTAATATAATAGTCTGATTTTTTATTTCAGGTTTCATTTTGTGAGACAGCATGTAAATCCTTTAAGTCAATTTTTTCAGTTACCATTATCTCTTCCCAGTAAGAATATTCTTTTTGAGAAATCTCACTATCCAATTCATTTAGATATTGGATCTGCAAAAGGTGAATTTCTGATTGAATTAGCAACAAAACACCCTGACTGGAATTTTGTTGGGCTAGAGATAAGAGAACCTCTTGTTAGTTTATGTGAAAAGAAAAGAATAAAATTAGAATTGGATAATTTAAAATTTCTATTTTGTAATGTCAATGTCAGTCTTGGTGAATGGTTGTCAGATTTTGATGATGGCCAATTAAAAAGAGTTTCAATTCAATTCCCCGACCCTTGGTTTAAAAGAAAACATTATAAAAGAAGGGTTTTAAAAACAAATCTTATCAACTCAATTGCTAAATCTATGAATAAGGATGGAGAAATATTTATTCAAAGCGATATATTAAAACTTTTTGATTCCATGACTAATACGATGGATAAAAGTGAATATTTTAATAGAAAAGAGGTACGAGATATGATGCTTCTGGATAAAAATCCCTATAATGTAAAGACAGATAGAGAATTATATTCTCTCAAGAAAAATTTGCCAATCTATAGAGGAATTTATATTAGGAATAGTCTCTTATTCATTGATTAAGTAAATTCATAGTAAATATTATAATATGTTTTTAACTTACATTATATGTATATAATTATTTTTATAAAGTATTAATTCTGATGCTTGATAACACAAATTCAGGTGACGATCTAGGCTACCTCCAGAAACTTTTTTTAGTTTTACTTAGTCTTTTTTTAGTTATTTCATTATTCTTCTTTCGCAGTGGTTTTAAAGCCAATGCAATGCTTGATGAATTGGCAAAGAACTCTCTTCAACCAGATATAGCTTTGTCAAATGGAAAACCTACAGTCTTTGAATTTTATGCGGATTGGTGCGAAGCTTGTAAGGAAATGGCACCTGATATGCTTAAGGCTGAAAGACTAAACTCAAGTAAAATAGATATAGTTTTGCTTAATGTTGATAATTCTAGGTGGTTTGACTTGATTGAAAAATATGATGTAAATGGTATTCCACAATTAACTTTTTTTGACGACAAGGGTGAATTCCAGGGATTTTCATTGGGAGTTAGAAAATATAATGAACTTAATGAAATCTTTCTTGCTTTAATTAATAATTCTGAATTACCATCTTTTACTAAATTCTCAAATTCAAGTAATTTAATTTATACAATTAATTCAAAAGAATTAAATAATAATAATAAAATAAGATCTGAAGGCCCTAGATACCATAGCTAGTCTAACCAATTCAAAGCGGACGAAACTACTGGATATTCTTGTAAAAAAATATTTTTACATTCTTTTGCGATAGCCATATGTTCTTTTTGTGTACCATTGCCGGTTCTTAGATTTATGTAATGAATCCAAGAACGACATGATCCTGTCATATAAATTCTGGTTGGAGTGGCAAGTGGAAGTACAAATCTTGCACATTCTTTTGCAATTCCAGCTTCTAACATCTCTTCATAGAGTTCTTTATTTTGATCGAATTGATGTTTAATTTTTTTGTTGAATGTATTAATAATTTCTCCCGGTAAGTCTGATATGGAATTTTGTCTATTTTTATTATCTTGCCTTCTTAACTCTGGTATTGGTATTTCTCCTAACTGCCTGCTATCCGCATAGCGTTGAGAGAACTCTTGAAAAGTAAATGATCTATGTCTTAATATTTGTGCCGCAATTCCTCGAGTAGTTTCTATTTGCAAAGTCATATAAGCTTGCTCAAATACACTCCAATGTTCATTTTTAATGCAATACCTTATTAATTTAGTAAAATCATCATTGTCTTGATTTTTTGGGTTACTAACCCTGGCAATGTATGCCATGCTTTTTTCAGCGTTTGGTGTGGAAGTTATTAACTGAACGCAACTCATTTTTAAACCTTTGCTAGGGTTACTCTTTCTTGTTGATATTGATATTTACCTTTTCTATCACTGTAAGTTGTTTCACAAGGATCTCCTTCAAAGAAAAGCAATTGACAAATTCCTTCATTAGCATAAATCCTGCAATCAGCTCCAGAGCTATTACTAAATTCAAGGGTTAGATGACCTTCCCAGCTTGCTTCTGCAGGAGTTGTATTGACGATTATTCCTAGACGGGCGTAGGTGCTTTTCCCAAGGCATATAACAGTAATATTGGGCGGTACCTTCATTTTTTCTAATGCAACACCAAGGCCATAAGAGTGTGCAGGTAAAATAAAATATTTACCATCCACGTCTTCTTTTAAATCTGTGGGTTCTAAATTGGCAGGATTAAACTTTTTCGGATTCATTACTGTTCCGGGGACATGCCTAAAAATTAAAAATTCTTTAGACGAGAGACGCAAATCATATCCATATGATGAGCAGCCAAAGCTTAAAACAGGTGATTTTTTTGACTCCGGCTCAAGATGCCTTATTAGCTTTTCTTGAAAAGGTTCAAGCATTCCTAATGAAGCCTGTTCAGAAATCCAACGATCATTTTTTAACATTTAATTGCAGCGTAATTCAGTGATTTGATCAGCCATTTCGATTACTTTAGGAGGGATTGATGGTCCTGTAAGAATAATATCTGTGGATGATGGTCGATTATTGATCATGAAAATTAAATCATTTTCTTCAATGAAACCAAGGCTAATAGCCATTCCTATTTCATCAAGAACGATTTTATCTATTTTTTTTTCGATTAAACGAGTTTTACAGAATTCCCAAAGTTCTTTTATTGCTTTTTCTTCATATTTTCTTTTTAAAGAAAAATGTTCTTCACATGTGTGTTCGGGCAAGCAATTCTCAATGGCTGGTCTTAGCCACTCAAGTCTTCCACAAAGATTTATAGCCCCATTTGGTCCTTGATTTACTCCACCTCTCAAAAACTGAGCTATTAAAACTTGGCTTCCTAAGCCTGCAGATCTCATTGCCTCACTGAGAACAACAGAGAAACTTCCTCTAAATGTACAAGTGTGGATTTGAACTTGCCCTTGTGTCGCAACTAGTTGTAAAGGCTTTCTGATGGGGGTAGGCCTTAGAGAGGTCTCTGTTGACGGTGATGAACCCCTCTGTTGAGCATTAATGCTAACTCGTGCATTCATCTCAATTCTTATCAGGATGTCTTGAAACTAATCTAGCGGTATTAAATATCTAATCAACAAATACAACACTATCTGTGGTGTATTGAATGAAAAAAATTGGTTTTCAAGACTGTATAAGGCCTCAAAAGTGACATCAAAAAGCAGGGAAATGTATTTTTGAATACTTTTTTTATAAGCACCTTAAGTTTTTGAGCGAAAAAAGATAGAATTTTTATCAAGTACAAGCTTGGATTGGAGACTTAGCTTCAAAAAAGTCGCCATGGCTACATATGGTTTTTTCCCTACTTATTAATCTTCTCTGAACAATAAATTAAATATGGTCACTTCATATCGTGGCTTTACTCGTTTCAACCAACAAAAAAATAGCCAGATGGTTGGTAATTCATCATCTCCTTTGCCGCCAAACAAAACTCTTTTAGATGTAATTAAATCTTTGGAGGGAGTTTCTACTGAAACTGTAGACAGGTCAAAAACTATTTTTTTCCCTGGTGATCCTGCAGAAAGGGTTTATTTAATAAGGCGTGGTGCAGTTCGATTGAGTAGGGTCTATGAAACAGGTGAAGAAATTACAGTTGCTTTATTGAGAGAAAATAGTCTTTTTGGAGTTTTATCTTTATTAACAGGACATAGATCAGATCGTTTTTATCACGCTGTTGCCTTTACGCGTGTGGAACTTGTTGCTGCACCAGCTACATCAGTAAGGAATGCAATTGAACAAGATGCATCTGTTGGGTTATTACTTTTACAAGGTTTATCCAGTCGAGTACTTCAAACTGAAACAATGATTGAAACTTTAACTCATAGAGATATGTCCTCTCGTCTTGCAAGCTTTTTACTAGTTTTATGTAGGGATTTTGGTGTGCCGTGTGAAAAAGGAGTAACAATTGATTTAAGACTTTCTCATCAAGCCATTGCTGAAGCTATAGGTTCAACCAGAGTTACTATTACACGACTACTTGGTGAGTTGAAAAGTTCCTCATTATTGGCGATAGATAGAAAAAAAATAACTATATTCGATCCAATAGCTTTAGCAAAAAGATTTAATTGAAGGCCATCACATACTAAGGTTTAGGAGGTTTGATTAATTCCTCTTCTTTCATTCAGTGACTGCCTGGCTTAAAATTCTTTTATTATTAATCCTAGGTGGAATACTTTCTACTCTGGGAGATCGCTTAGGTACGAAAATTGGAAAAGCGCGTTTAAGTATTTTTAAACTAAGACCAAAAAGTACCGCTGTTTTAATAACTGTTTTTACTGGAAGTATTATAAGTGCTATTTCATTTGCAACTATGGTTGCTTTTGATAGGGATTTAAGGGTTGGATTATTTCAGTTAGAGGATATTAGAGAAAAGATTCTAGAAAGTGAAAAAGAATTAAAAAAATTAGAAAAAAACTTATATGCTTTAAGAAGTGGAAATGTAGTAATAAGTAGCGGGCAAACCTTAGTAACTAGGACTATTAAACTAAATAAAAATACTGATATAAAAAAAACTATAGAAAGTATATTACAGGAAGCAAATTTCAATGCTTTTAACTTAGTAAAAACTAATCAATCTAAATATCGAAGAATATTATTAGTTCGTAAAGATGACATTGTGAAGATTGAGAACAAAATAGCTGATAATCAAAGCTGGGTTGTGAGGATTAAATCAGCAGGAAATATACTTAGAGGAGAAAATTATGTTTATGCATTTCCTGAAGTCACATTAAATAAAATCATTACAAAAAAAGGCGAGGTTATTGCTATAGAAAATATATCTTTAACAAGTTCTGATTCTGAATCTATCAGTAAAAAGATTAATCTTTTAATGGCTTCAACTTTGGCTGAGGTAAGAAGGCGAGGATCATTAAGTTCTGAGTTGAAAATTAATGCTAATCAAATTAATAATTTAGGAAAATCTTTAGTTAGTAAAAAAAAGGGAGATTTCCAAATTATTGCTAAGGCACTTGATAATAGTCAAAGCGCTGAGAAAGTCTCAGTATCTTTGGAATTAAAATCTTTAGAAAAATCTAAACTCAGTAATAATTAAATGAGTCTTTATATATCAATAGATCCAGGGATCAAAAAATGCGGATTGTTATTAGCTGATATGAAATCAGGAAAAGTTATTGAGGCAGGGATAGCTTCATTAAATATATTTTCTGATTTAGTTTCGTTGTGGAATGAAGATTACCAGATTATTAAAATAATAATTGGTGATGGGACTAATTGTAAGTACGTAATGAATCAATTAAAACGAAATAATTTTGTAAATATTAATTATGTTAATGAAAGAGGCTCAACCCTAAGAGCAAGATTTAGATATTGGGAAATTTGGCCTCCAAATTACTTTATTCGTTGGCTTCCAAAAGAAATTCTTTTTCCACCTGAAAATCTTGATGCAATTGTAGCGTTGATTTTATTGGAAGATTTTTTAAACCATAAATTTATTTGGCCAGATAAAGTAGATATTAAAATTTGGCCCTAACTGTAAAAATGTAATC
This is a stretch of genomic DNA from Prochlorococcus marinus str. MIT 0912. It encodes these proteins:
- a CDS encoding DUF3177 family protein, whose protein sequence is MTEPQFQILVWLSYRIAATFAFGLPLFLLIWAKRSNSSSIDRLLSIYWKVSSIYAISLLFLSVESQLGQLISFIAPILMVSSIWFWFDLNEELDEMPDYKPIALTTRIWRWTLSFWSLLNTGLHLFSLRCLNSINENYCDTWREIPFNSFMTTKTIIKFVLDGNWSKGFATFFAYLSLILYLIGLLQWLLIQLPKNGRFAGKF
- the trmB gene encoding tRNA (guanosine(46)-N7)-methyltransferase TrmB translates to MRQHVNPLSQFFQLPLSLPSKNILFEKSHYPIHLDIGSAKGEFLIELATKHPDWNFVGLEIREPLVSLCEKKRIKLELDNLKFLFCNVNVSLGEWLSDFDDGQLKRVSIQFPDPWFKRKHYKRRVLKTNLINSIAKSMNKDGEIFIQSDILKLFDSMTNTMDKSEYFNRKEVRDMMLLDKNPYNVKTDRELYSLKKNLPIYRGIYIRNSLLFID
- a CDS encoding thioredoxin domain-containing protein, producing MLDNTNSGDDLGYLQKLFLVLLSLFLVISLFFFRSGFKANAMLDELAKNSLQPDIALSNGKPTVFEFYADWCEACKEMAPDMLKAERLNSSKIDIVLLNVDNSRWFDLIEKYDVNGIPQLTFFDDKGEFQGFSLGVRKYNELNEIFLALINNSELPSFTKFSNSSNLIYTINSKELNNNNKIRSEGPRYHS
- the thyX gene encoding FAD-dependent thymidylate synthase, translated to MSCVQLITSTPNAEKSMAYIARVSNPKNQDNDDFTKLIRYCIKNEHWSVFEQAYMTLQIETTRGIAAQILRHRSFTFQEFSQRYADSRQLGEIPIPELRRQDNKNRQNSISDLPGEIINTFNKKIKHQFDQNKELYEEMLEAGIAKECARFVLPLATPTRIYMTGSCRSWIHYINLRTGNGTQKEHMAIAKECKNIFLQEYPVVSSALNWLD
- the dcd gene encoding dCTP deaminase — encoded protein: MLKNDRWISEQASLGMLEPFQEKLIRHLEPESKKSPVLSFGCSSYGYDLRLSSKEFLIFRHVPGTVMNPKKFNPANLEPTDLKEDVDGKYFILPAHSYGLGVALEKMKVPPNITVICLGKSTYARLGIIVNTTPAEASWEGHLTLEFSNSSGADCRIYANEGICQLLFFEGDPCETTYSDRKGKYQYQQERVTLAKV
- a CDS encoding cob(I)yrinic acid a,c-diamide adenosyltransferase; the encoded protein is MNARVSINAQQRGSSPSTETSLRPTPIRKPLQLVATQGQVQIHTCTFRGSFSVVLSEAMRSAGLGSQVLIAQFLRGGVNQGPNGAINLCGRLEWLRPAIENCLPEHTCEEHFSLKRKYEEKAIKELWEFCKTRLIEKKIDKIVLDEIGMAISLGFIEENDLIFMINNRPSSTDIILTGPSIPPKVIEMADQITELRCN
- the ntcA gene encoding global nitrogen regulator NtcA gives rise to the protein MVTSYRGFTRFNQQKNSQMVGNSSSPLPPNKTLLDVIKSLEGVSTETVDRSKTIFFPGDPAERVYLIRRGAVRLSRVYETGEEITVALLRENSLFGVLSLLTGHRSDRFYHAVAFTRVELVAAPATSVRNAIEQDASVGLLLLQGLSSRVLQTETMIETLTHRDMSSRLASFLLVLCRDFGVPCEKGVTIDLRLSHQAIAEAIGSTRVTITRLLGELKSSSLLAIDRKKITIFDPIALAKRFN
- a CDS encoding DUF3084 domain-containing protein, which translates into the protein MTAWLKILLLLILGGILSTLGDRLGTKIGKARLSIFKLRPKSTAVLITVFTGSIISAISFATMVAFDRDLRVGLFQLEDIREKILESEKELKKLEKNLYALRSGNVVISSGQTLVTRTIKLNKNTDIKKTIESILQEANFNAFNLVKTNQSKYRRILLVRKDDIVKIENKIADNQSWVVRIKSAGNILRGENYVYAFPEVTLNKIITKKGEVIAIENISLTSSDSESISKKINLLMASTLAEVRRRGSLSSELKINANQINNLGKSLVSKKKGDFQIIAKALDNSQSAEKVSVSLELKSLEKSKLSNN